The genomic segment gttcaaaaatggacagtaacagtccaagcgtctgttaatgagcaattttgactaccttagaggcagaactgggttcttcccaaaacatagaacttgtagcctcatgtcttacctttccaacaccataaatttcacttgaatcggagttctataactctagatatagttaaaaatctgaggagatgtcagacagtaacagttcaaaaatggacagtaacagttggacaataacaatccaagcgtttgttaatgagcaattttgactaccttagaggcagaactgagttcttcccaaaacatagaacttgtagcctcatgtcttacctttccaacgccataaatttcgcttgaatcggagttctataactccagatatagttaaaaatctgaggagaggtcagacagtaacagttcaatcgTTTGCTTTATTGGCCTAAACTCTAGAAGTCCATTATTATTAGGATCATTTAAGGATGTTCTTGTGTCAAAATTGAAagactttcaatttattttcaacataaGATACACAATACATGGTTGAATATTTAATATACGCTTAGAATAACTCTTCAAATCTAGgaaataaccaaaataatattatttgggcaaaaatatatgaatttgatagaaaaatagaCTCATTATagataacatatattttttacttatcaAAAAAGCAAGCAGACTTATAGAAAGCTTAAATCGATAATATGCAcactaaaatttaaataatcataactttttataaaaaaacactccaAAGCATGCATGTctaaacaatctaaaataatcacattttgaacttgaaaacaacaCATGATAAGCATAATTTTCCATGTAATAAAGAGATGTTCAATATCAAAGTTGTCTAAGTTGGTAATAAACTCCATTAAGAACTTCAATTATTTGTTTACTAACCCTATCTTAAGTAGTTGAATATTAATAGGACATTTGAGGACACTTTagtgatagaaaaaaaaccaatagtttcttgttttttagaattgatttaagttaattgatttttacaattttatcaaaggtatttttgaattaatttggatGTCATCTAAGTTTAAGTCATCTTCTAACAAAGTTTTAAGGGTGAACTCCGTATACTACCATTGTGTATTTAGGAAAATATTATTAGTagaataaaaatccattttattaTGGTTCTATTGTTTGAACTTAGAAATTCAAGAGAGGGAGCAAACATCGTTGAACACCAAGTCTGCCATCAGGGATAGATTTATTAATAACAAAAGAAGGAAACCTATAGACatgcttttatattttacaccatttatttattatacactttattataaatttttaaaaaaaaattaacatttaatttgttcTGATTCTCTAATATATCCCttagttaaattaatttcattaaaattgacAATCATATATATCACTCACAAGTGATTTAAATATGAATTGGTAAAAATATCTCTACAAATCAttacaaaatatgaaaaaaaatattagtctaGAAATTTGAACCTAAGTAATCTTGGTTACATATTGAAACTATCATATGCAACACAAGTtaacatttatttgtttttcacttagaaagAGTATAATTGACTTAAAggcatatttttataattttatattgaaacTATCAGATATTGTGCTATTgatatttaattcttaaaaaaaatagttgataaTAGAGTATATTAAGAATCAGAACAAAATAAAGCTtacaatttattaataaatcgtGTAATATAAAAAGGTATATTGATTGGTTTCCTTGTAACAAAAgtatttaacaataatataaatacattttttactttttaaatgggatgtcaaaaaataaaaactattaataatcactccttgttaaaaaataaagaacaaataagaacatacatatttaaaataaaacttaaaagaaaaattcatatattttcttatatatttttaaattcttagaATACAAGACAAGTAATTTATTtgtaggagaaaaaaataaaaacattaaaggaCACTATAAAACCCAAGTGTCATGGAAAACTAAGAGACTAAACCCTTGAATGATCAAATACTAAAAATGTGTCTCATCAAAACTTTGCAAAGGAAAACctaatgggaaaaaaaacctaagcgAAAGAAAAGAAGTACAACATTCTTGTGTGATTACTGAATACTTTAGAATTCATAGAAGGTTTTATATAGATACTTTAAGATTCATATTCAAATACTTTAGGATTCACAAAAATGCTAAATTGCCTCATTAAAACCTtataaagaaaaacctaaagAGAAAAAACTCAAGCGAAGGAAAACGAGTATAATTTGCATTGACTTCACCTCAAAAATACATATCTCATTATACATCTTTAAGATGTTGCATTCCAATATTATGGACAAACTTCTTGAAAGTTGAGGCTGgtaaaaactttataaataagTCTAGTTAAATTATCACTTGACCTGGTTTGTTTGATATCAATTTTTCCCTTTTGTTGAAGTTCGTGAGTATAAAAGAACTTTGGTGAAATAAGTTTTGTTTTATCTTATTTGATGTAGCCTCATCTGAGTTGAGTGATACAAGTAGCATTATCTTCAAACAATATTGTGAGAGTATTTTCAATGGTTAACAATccgtatttttcttttatatgttggATAATTGATCTTAGTCATATACACTCTCGACTTGCTTCATGGATTTCAATAATTTCTGAATGATTTGATAAATTAGCCACTAATTTTTGTTTGACAGATCTCTAAAAAATTACAGTACCTCCATATGTAAATATATAACCTTTTTTGTGATCTTCCTCTGTAGGGATTAGAGAAATAGCCAGTATCTGCATATCCAATCAATTGTGAATTTAATCCACTATAAAATAACGTTATTTTAGTTATTCTGTGGAGATAGCAAAGTATATGTTTAACCCTATTCCAGTGTCTTTTTATGGAAGTGGAATTGTATATtgccaataaattttttttagtttaacgtgggtgtctgaGCCAGCTTGCACGCACCATTGCAAAAGCTATACTTCTCTTGTACAATTTGCAAGATATATGAGTGCTTTAATAGCACTAAGATATGTTACTTGTAGACCAAGAATTTCTTCATCCTCTTCTAGCAATTAAAAAGGTCTTTCTTCGCATTAAGTGATCGAACAACCATATGTATACTCAAATGATGAGCATTATCCATATAAAAGTGATTTATGACCTTTTCTATATACGTCGATTGATGAACAAATATTCCATTTAAAAGATGTTCAATTtgtaaactaaaacaaaattttatcttttcgagatctttcatctcaaattcATCTTTCAAATAGGTTGTAGTTTTTATGAGCTTTTCAGGAGCATTAATAAGATttaaatcatcaacatataaaaatgcATGGAAAAATCTCATTATTCTCGAACCTTTTTTTCTAGAAGTTattcattaaaacaattatatcatATTCGACCATATTGCTTCAACCCATATAAAGATTTTTGtagtttaatataataaaaaattttgggtttttcatAAAAGGCTTCAAGGATTTGAAATCCTTCAAGTGTTTTCACATTGATATCCTTATCTAATGATCCATATATATTTGTTGTAACTACATCCATTAAACATATATCTAGAGTTTTTGAGACTactaaaccaataaaaaatttgaaagtgaTTGCATTCATAACTAGAGAATAAGTTTCCTTATAATTAATGTCAAATTCTTATGAAAAACCTTGTGCAACAAGTTGTGCCTCATATCAaacaatttcattgttttcATTTCGTATTCTAACAAAAACCTACTTATATCCAACAGGGATAACATATTTAGGAGTGTAAAAGACATGTCGAAATACTTCACGTTTTGCAAGTGAGTTTAATTGTGTTTGGATTACTTCTTTCCATATTAGTCAATCATTTCtatatcaacatttttttataatttgtaattcaatttcatcattatttcTGGTGATGTCAAAAGCAACCTTAAATGCAAATACATCTTTTATTACagttttattttgatccaaaatcTCTCTTGTGTGAACATAGTTTATGGAGATCTTATTATTTCCATGTACCTGGATCTCTTCAGGAGATGCCTTTTAAGGAGGATAAATATTAAGAGATGATTTtgacataatatttattacttgtttTATGGATGAGGAATCTTCAGGAGCACCATCTTctatttgttataatttttgttttctaggatTTTTATCCTTAGCGCCAATAGGTCTTCCTCGCTTTAAGCGTCGTATAAATTCATTTgctattatgttattttttttctttagggaTTTCAATTCTAGATAGAGCATTTGCAGTTAGAATGTGGGATTTAACCACTTTTTTACTGTTGGTGAAAACATCCGGTAATTGATTTGTAATATTTtgtcaataaattattttttgaacttcAAGTTCATATAGATTTGTCATTGGATCAAAATGAGATAACTTCGGGCTATTCTAAGtaatttataataatgtttCAGACactaatttttctttccttaatgATGGGAAAATGTTTTCATCAAAATGACAGTCTTCAAAATATTCCTTAAAAACATCATCAGTCTAAGGTTTAAAGAATCTAATAATAAATGGAGAATCAACACCAACATAAATTCTTATTCTACGTTGTGGGTCTATTTTAGTCCATTATAGGGGTGTTGTAAACATATATATCGCACAACTAAAAGTTtatagataaaatatatttggtggTATACCAAAAACAAGTTGCAAAGGAGAATATTTATGATAAACACTTAATCTAATTCAAACCAATAATGCAAAATGTAATATAACATCTCCCCGAACAGatgtaaataattttgatttcataaGTAATGGTCTAACAATTAATTGAAGgagatttatatataattttgctaGATCATTTTGAGTATGCACATGAGCAACAAGATGTTCAActtcaattcaaataaaagtGCAAAAATTATCAAATGCTTGAAAAGTAAACTCACCAGCATTGTCCAATCGAATTTTCTTGATTGAATAATCCGGAATTTGTGCTCGTAGTCTGATAATCTATGCTATTAATCTAGCAAATGCAATATTTTGactagaaagtaaataaatatgtaaCCATTTACTTGATACATTAgtcaaaaccataaaatatctaaaaggcTGGCATGGTGGATAAATAGGTCCACATATtctctttaaattcttttgagaaaaGATGGTGATTCTTTAACAACCTTTGATGGAGATGGTttggaaattaatttaacttgagAACATGCAGCGCATGTGTTTTCACTTGGTAAAAGAATCTTCAGGTTTTATAAAAGATGCCCATGTGATTTTCTAATAATTCATAGCATCATTTTTTATCATAGATGTCCAAGTCGATTATGTCAAAgcataaatatttttgggttGGAACACTTCTAGTGTATCACAACATTTGTTTTAATAGATTTCATGATCGTATAATAAATTCCAGAAGAGAAATCATGTAATTTTTGAAGTACAAACTTCTGACCTGAAATACGTGAAATaagataaagatatttttttttatcttcatctaTTGTTTCAATATGATAACCATtagcgcgcgcgcgcgcgcacacacacacacatatatatatataagtaaattTCTTTTAGACTCATGTGAATATAATGCATCTTTGATGCTcagttttgtattatttaataataaaatattagctCTTTTATGGCCTTTAATCATGTGTGTTGGAATTGATATTATagtgttatttgttttggttaatgtcaaatattcaaagtatttttttccttgaaaattgTATGCGTGTTGCACTGTCTACCAGATATAAATCTCCATTATGAAAAAGTCATGcctatattcaaaatataattaaagtttattatttaactaaaataaaattgacattgtttattgaaaatacaataagataaatattctaatacaaataaaaatattaatcatccTCAAGGATTCCATCACTAAGCATGTTATCTGttttatattggtttttaaAGAAATCATTAACATCAAGATAAGCGTTATGACCTTTAAAATcatctttattaataaaattagtcTCAACTGCATTTTATTCTAAAGAGGCTTGATATAAATCTTTATATTGTTGCTGCAAGACAATATTTGAGGCATGAAAAGTAGAGAATATTTTCTCTAATATTTGGTCTTCTATGATATTTTCACCACACAATTTCAACtatgagattattttaaaaaaagcagaACTATATTCACTAACTGATTTAAAATCTTACAACCTCAGATGCAACCAATTATAATGAGTTTGAGGAAGTATGGTAAACTTTTAGTAGTCATATCTTTCGTTTAGATTCTGCCACAGAACAAGATAATCTTTTATTGTGAGATATTCAGCTTTTAATTTTTCGTGTAGATGGGCGAATGAAAATCATTGCTTTTGCGTGATCCTACAAGgatgtgttatttttttctttaatggtcTCTTTAAAATTCATAGTTTCCAGATGAATCTCAGCGTTAAGGATCCATGACAAATAATTATTCCTAGATATATTAAGAACGATAAATTTAAGTTTCGTCAGATTGGGcattatctatatataaaaaggaaataacttattaaataaaatcatgaagatatatatatatatatatatatatatatatatatatatatatatatatataagtcttTTAAGACTgtgatttatttagttttttagagATAGTAGTTTGTCAAGAActgcatttaatttatttaatacttCAGGAACTTACAATACTAGTTCTTCAGAAACTTTAAatcttgataaattaaaaaaaaattatcaaaataagttACAGAACCAAATATATTCCATATAGTatgaacaaaaatgaaaaacaaataatgaaattgatataAGTCACGTGACATAGGAGTTCATGTATGCCaagatttcaatataaattaattagagtGATAGTGTTGATTacgtgttaaaaaataaaaaacaagtaagaATATAcatatgcaaaataaaattttaaaaagaaattcatacattttcttatatattttttaattagaacacaaaatagtaatttatttataggagaagaaaataaaaacattaaaagacaTTAGAAAACTCAAGTGTCATGAAAAACCAAAAGACTAAACctaaaatcatgaagtctaagaGATTCTAATggatattcaatatatatatatagatttcatAACACTTctagaataatttaaaatttcttgattttaaaaaggGGGAAATTcctgattaattttataatgtttcaagaattttattatatactcatctaaaaaaaaaacccctttttGAGTCCTATTTTCTTCCCTATGACCAACCCTTGCAATACATACTGGCGAAGGCGCATTGTGCAAAATGTGCCAAGTACACGAGGATTTGGAGTCATTTAGTTCTGCATAATACCTTTGCAACCATATTCACAGAAGAATCATATTTTGAGTTTAAATGAATGACTGAGATAATATAATAAACCTATAACATACAAACGCAACAGCATTGGTTTAATCGCTTGAGCACTGCCTGAATTGCACCATAACGTATATATTCATGTTACATGGCATATGAACTTCATCTGACCTTTAGCATCTATCATTGGAGCATCGAGGTGTAATCATAACTGGACAGGCTGCTGACTGAGATGCTTTTGTCATGCATACAAAAGATTACTGCATGTCATGATCTTCGATTCTGTGTAAAGAATTTCAGCATTCTGGAGTGAAAATCCATGAATGAGTGGCAGAGGGAATCCCCTCATGAGGTGTAAGTTTACATATGGAATGAAGACGGTTTCGAGAAGAGCAAAAATTACTGGCTGCAAGAGTTGGAAAATATATATGAGATCAATAAATTGATAGAACTTATATCTAACTATTATCCAGAAAGGAGGACTTGCAGGTTGTTACAGCTTAATTTTTTCACAGAAGGGCACTTCAAAACAGACAGAATTTTGTGTACACCTCTTTCCATAGCTCTGTGCAAATAGAACTAGAATATTATGAACAAGCAGAATAAACGCTTTAACTATGCAGATGACAGAGCATGAAGACACATTACAAACACTTGTGGATGTCTAAATGAGTAGATGACTAAACTGACTGAATGGCTACAAAAACACTTGGATAGGTTTGATCAGAGATCTCATATATGATTTTCTAAGGTTCGAAATACTTTACTTGAGGTTCATTTGGTTCCATTCAAATTCCATGTGATCATAAGATATTGCGGACATAAACAACTTCATTACTGTTATTGTACCTGAAGTAGATCCATATGGACATTCCCAATTTCGCTCCACTTTAAAGACATGGTAAAGCTTTTCAACTTGAGGGTACCAGCTATTTTATTCCATAAAATTTGTGGAGAACATGAAGCATTAATTTCCTGCACCAGCAAATAGCCCTAGGATCATCATAAACAGTATATTGATAGCATCCAGCTCCAAAGTCTTAAACCAAAAGAACTAAGGCTTCTtataaactggaaaaaaaaatgtaactaCCCAATTGCCTACTAATCATGCTTCAGGAATTAGGTTTATTCAATGGTAATAACTTAAAAGCCAACTTGTCATTTGACTAAAGATATCATTTGGCTGATGTACCCAAGggatgaagaagaaagaaacaggtAAAAACCAACAAATCAGTGGCAATGAAAATTACAGTATAACAAATAGAAATTTCAATCAAACATACCAACGAGATGCATGCAACTGGTATCACTTTGCTATCATCCAAGACATTAACTGTCACATCTAAGTAAATGGTGACGTTAATGCCATTCTTGGCAATTTTTACTGCTGGAGAAGAAGTTGCTGAAATATTAAGACTCATGTCATGGTTTGGATATTGCAGGTAGAGTTGGGGGTAAATGTATTTCCACGCTGCAGTGTTTAGAAAAGAATGATTCAAAGAATTGTCAACTATCCAGTGCATACAACCTGCCTGATCACGGGAATCAGCAAAGAAGCGTTAGTTCAACTGCTTAAACAATATGTTACATGTCGAGCAACTATCCCATGAAGGAGACACAACTTGCCAATTTGAAAAACCCAACATAAGGAAAAGTAACAACATCCCATGTTTCCAAGTTCAAGCATGCAATGTAGATTGGAAACAAATAATATGAACCATTTTGGGACTTTCCGGTAGATCTAAGACACCTTTTGGCATTACTAAACACACATGTACATTCCTACCTTACATAGGATCACAGAGAAAAAGAATCTAAATGCACTGGTGTACTGTCAAAGTTCAATATTTAGCAATGCAAGAACTTACATTTAAGTATACTAATCCAGCAGTATTAAAAACATCTTCATGTAATGAAATTCCTATCATCTTAGCAGGGCAGTTGTAGAAAAgagaacttttttttcctttattgtaATTTCTGGGGACTGCAAAATCATCAGTTGCTGTGAATAAACCATTGATTTCAAGTTCAATGAAAGAATTACTCAGCACAGGGCTGTCCACAAAAGTAGCATTCAGTGCAGCAACATGATCTATTGGGACTTGCTTTGGAAGTGACTGCAATAGGGAGTCAAGTTTTACTAtctcttctttgattttcttggaaATAGCGTTTTCCACTGCAGAACCTATTGACCCTTGAAAAGCATCAACTATCCTGGAAGATAAAGAGGACATAAAATTGCAGTAAGTATATGGAATTCTGTAACTGTAGccaactatttttctttttccaagtcTACAACAGTAAATCTGCTGCAACTCGAATGATGGGATAAAAGTAAACTTGGCATGTAGTTCAAAAGGCCATTCTTATTTCCTGGTCATTTTATGGACGTTTAAGAATCTTTATTTCATTCAAGTAAGCTTTCCAATAAACACTCTATAATAGACTACGTTATGTAAACATATTCTCAAACATGAGTGTTTGTCTATTATATGCaactgtttaaaaaaaaatacattcacCTTGAAATGATATATGCAATTCTCATGACTAAAACAAAGACAAGCAACTTTTCTTCAAGGAAAAGTTTGATTACAGAGGACGGTTGCTTACCCTTGATAAAGCCAGGAGGCTCCCCCATTTAATTTGATGGTAATATCTTGCACATGACATCCACAGTCCAGAAGGGACAGCTCAAGAGTTCCTCCTTGTTCTTTGAAAGCTACAGTAAGCCCCACTTCCATACCTTTGACCTTTGCTCACCAATTTCATTTTGTTGAAAGAcagtataaaaattattatttcatgatGTCAAACAAGATGACAAAAGTTTCAGAAAACTTATACAGTATAGGACATTGCCATCAAattaatcatcaagaaaattgaaaacagAAGCATCTAAGGTTGCTATGTCATTCTATATCTTCCACTTACTGACATTGAAAATATCCCAACATTGGAgggaaaaagacaagaaaaacttTTTCCAAACAAGTTTCCGAGTGTTATGCATCATTATAGTATTCCCACCATATCAGGGATGCCATATGTGTTCTCAATCACTAGTTCCAACTGTCTGTAGCTTCTTCTTTTATACGTCCAATTATGATGCTTGCTCTCATATAAGATATGACATTCTCACATTTTGTTGACGGCACACAAGAGAGACAGCAAGTGctcaagaagaagagaaagcacTTGGTTATACAGGTGCTAAATTTATCTTCATAGCATGCTGAGTAGGCTACAAGACAGAGTAATACTACTTGGAATGTAAGGCCTGGGAGAAAAGGGATAGAAATGTAGAACCCCTGCTGATTTATTAAGAAGGAAGTTGCTAGAGATCATAGTAATTATACCGCAAAGTTACATTTCAAAATGGAAAAACTACAaagccattttttttcttatcatctgAGTCAATTCCCTTGGAGGCTACCTTACTGTTTCCCCTCTCCCTGGCCGAACTACTTTTAACAGAAAAGGTGTACATTAAATAACCACATCTCAATAGCACCATGTGCCCTTCTCAAGCTTCATTAAATCGAAACAAGTATGACTAATTAACAGAAATAGCAAGCTGAAACTATTAAGAAGCACCCATGTTTACCAAATCCAAGAACTTGTTCtgacttgaaaaaaacatgtaatgcGAAAAAAGAAGACGTTAATAAATAAACTCCCGTGCCATATATATGTACCTGAACTGAAGCATCTCCACTGTCCGAAATGACAATCAACCAGGTGCTATAAGAGTAAGCCCATTTCATGCTCAAGCTGGCAGTAGCACCAGAAGCAACCAGGACTAAACCTGGGCTTCCAGTTTCAACATATGAAGAAGATATATTGACGCTATAAATTGTGATATTAGAAAGAATCATATGTACTTTGCCAATCAGTGGGATTTTGACAGACTTTTCAATATCAGGTAGTTCAAGGGGGATTATGGTGGACACTGCCTTGTTTATGAGCACGTCTTTAGCAAAGTCAACTCCCTTGCTGGATAAGAGCAGAGAGATGTATCCTTCTTCATTGGATTGAAGATCATGGGCACCTGCAGCAGGAGCCAATACAAGACAGACAACTAAGAAGAACAAAGGGTGTGCCATGAAATTAACCGGAGGAGAGAAACACGATCAAATCGAGGCTCAGGCCATCCAAAGACTTTCACAAATGGAGATAGTAACTACTAGGGAAGCTCTCCAGGtggttaataaattattttggctGCTTGCGTTTTAAATGGAAGATTATGCTTTTCAATGTCTTTGCCTCTCTGAGAGTGACACGTGGcgaaaataaatttgaagggTTCAGATACTTTATACTTCATACTATCACGTGCTCTAACAACACACACAGATATGCTCTCCCGTGCCAATTACCACGCtaccctttttaaaaaaataaataaaaataagaacaccGGAATCCGGCTATGGGTGGCGTAATCTGTCTTTCAAATAGAGCACAAAAACAGTTGAAGAAAAGACCACCTTATTATGAATTCATGCATCCCCTtccttctctttcattttttttttaggaagaaAAAATCTCCATTAAGGCTGAGCTTGTACAGCAGCCAGTAAGTGTTTTACATATTTCtttagtttgattatttttttatttctttccatCATCATgtgaaaattattgaattatgattttttttattgaaacttacaagtttttattttaagaacaatacttttaataaattaatcatatatatatataaaataagagtTTTGATTGAAGATTCCAACCAGTTGGTTGGATAATTTGATTTATAGTTAAGAGTTCCTTAAACTTTTCATTGTTGAAatcaaatattatctttttttgtaataacatacataaaaggCTTGTAATCCTAAACCATGACTCTTTTATAAAAACTTCGCGTTTAAGAAAGGAACAAACCTTTCTCACACTTGCAGGAAGTGGTAAGAATGTATAGAAACTATCTTAGATTTGTCTGCTTTTATTTCCCAAATAGATATGATATGGCTTAAAACTATATGATCTATCATAAAGTTACGTTTCTCTCTCAACTAAgcataatgttaatttttacaTAGCGTTCAGGAACAAATATAAAGTAAACTAAACACTTATAAATATAATCATTACAGAATCATCCTTAAAaatctttatgatttttttaacataatctaaaaatatattaatcataCATCATTAAAAAGTCACAGGAAGTCAAATGGCATACATTAATAaggaaattttataaaagggcAAGTGAATGTTGTCTGCTCTTAGTCCTCTGATGAAATCATGGTCTGATCATTCCCGAATAactatcaagaaaataatagtatGAATGATCTGCCAACTTTTCTaacattttatcaataaatggaaaaagaaaataatcattacGAATAGTAGAGTTAAGTTTTGATAATCAATGCAAACTCATCACCCAATTTGAATATGGGTTTATACtagcttatttttttcattcttgacTACGATAATGTCAGATCTCTTTGGAACAACTTAGATTGAActcacctattttttttttcaaaataggaTTACTCATGTCAACATCTAgcaattttagaatttatttttcttcataacaTCCATCATGGGAGGATTAATCGACATTGATATTCTCTAGTTGGCTTTTCTTCATCGTTAAGCGAAATTCAATGAATGCATGAGCCAATCTCTTTTATGTTAACTATTATCTAACCAATagttgttttgtgatttttcaatACATAAACTAGTTTTTCTCTTAGAAAGTCATAAGGTTATTTTCAATGTGTAACTTCTATTGTCTTGTACATGTCTCCCTTATATAATTACATATATTTAAGATGCTCGGGAATGGTTTAAATACCAAGGTAGTGGCTTATATCATATAAGTTAAAAGTTTCTCACTATATAAAAgcaaagaaatgaaagaagCATTACACCTATTTCAAGATTTTGGTA from the Populus nigra chromosome 1, ddPopNigr1.1, whole genome shotgun sequence genome contains:
- the LOC133694219 gene encoding putative BPI/LBP family protein At1g04970; protein product: MAHPLFFLVVCLVLAPAAGAHDLQSNEEGYISLLLSSKGVDFAKDVLINKAVSTIIPLELPDIEKSVKIPLIGKVHMILSNITIYSVNISSSYVETGSPGLVLVASGATASLSMKWAYSYSTWLIVISDSGDASVQVKGMEVGLTVAFKEQGGTLELSLLDCGCHVQDITIKLNGGASWLYQGIVDAFQGSIGSAVENAISKKIKEEIVKLDSLLQSLPKQVPIDHVAALNATFVDSPVLSNSFIELEINGLFTATDDFAVPRNYNKGKKSSLFYNCPAKMIGISLHEDVFNTAGLVYLNAGCMHWIVDNSLNHSFLNTAAWKYIYPQLYLQYPNHDMSLNISATSSPAVKIAKNGINVTIYLDVTVNVLDDSKVIPVACISLEINASCSPQILWNKIAGTLKLKSFTMSLKWSEIGNVHMDLLQPVIFALLETVFIPYVNLHLMRGFPLPLIHGFSLQNAEILYTESKIMTCSNLLYA